One Hordeum vulgare subsp. vulgare chromosome 4H, MorexV3_pseudomolecules_assembly, whole genome shotgun sequence DNA window includes the following coding sequences:
- the LOC123449156 gene encoding ACT domain-containing protein ACR8-like, with product MERCHPSEVYELFVRHMNTPSVVVDNGVCETATLVQVHSARKHGVLLEAVAALSEHGVCVRKGYISSDDGRWFMDVFHVTDAAGRKVADADKLLVRLDSSLAAAAAATDALPPAKEALCLLELIGVDRPGLLSEVFAVLHDLRCSTVDAKAWTHGGRVAALVFVRDEDTGAPIHDAARIRRIESRLRHVLRGGARGARTVLLDAAAVGNLDRRLHQLLSEDREADRRAPSEGPTTAATAVAVQEWGERGYSVVTVSCRDRPKLLFDVVCTLTDLDYVVYHGTFDTDGDHAQQEFYIRRLDGRAISSEGERQRVIQCLQAAIERRASEGVRLELRISDRRGLLAYVTRVFRENGLSVTHAEITTRGDMAVNVFHVTDVAGRPADPKTIDEVIHGVGTDCLRVDEERWPRLCSTEGDAGAGAGAGLFSLGSLVKKNLYNLGLIRSCS from the exons ATGGAGCGCTGCCATCCCTCCGAGGTGTACGAGCTCTTCGTCCGCCACATGAACACCCCGAG CGTGGTGGTCGACAACGGGGTGTGCGAGACGGCGACGCTGGTGCAGGTGCACAGCGCGCGGAAGCACGGCGTGCTGCTGGAGGCGGTGGCCGCGCTGTCGGAGCACGGCGTCTGCGTCCGCAAGGGCTACATCTCGTCCGACGACGGCCGGTGGTTCATGGACGTGTTCCACGTCACCGACGCCGCGGGACGCAAGGTCGCCGACGCCGACAAGCTGCTCGTCCGCCTCGACTCCTCGCTCGCCGCCGCGGCGGCCGCGACCGACGCATTGCCGCCCGCCAAGGAGGCGCTCTGCCTGCTGGAGCTCATCGGCGTCGACCGCCCGGGGCTGCTCTCGGAGGTGTTCGCCGTGCTGCACGACCTGCGCTGCAGCACCGTGGACGCCAAGGCCTGGACGCACGGCGGCCGCGTGGCCGCCCTGGTGTTCGTCCGCGACGAGGACACCGGCGCGCCCATCCACGACGCGGCCCGGATCAGGCGCATCGAGTCCCGGCTCAGGCACGTCCTCCGCGGCGGCGCGCGCGGCGCGAGGACGGTACTGCTCGACGCCGCGGCGGTCGGCAACCTGGACCGGAGGCTCCACCAGCTGCTAAGCGAGGACAGGGAGGCCGACCGCCGCGCCCCCTCGGAGGGCCCGACGACGGCGGCCACGGCAGTGGCGGTGCAGGAGTGGGGGGAAAGGGGGTACTCGGTGGTGACCGTGAGCTGCCGCGACCGGCCGAAGCTGCTGTTCGACGTGGTCTGCACCTTGACGGACCTGGACTACGTGGTGTACCACGGCACCTTCGACACCGACGGCGATCACGCGCAGCAG GAATTCTACATCCGGCGGCTGGACGGGCGGGCGATCAGCTCGGAGGGCGAGAGGCAGCGGGTGATCCAATGCCTGCAAGCGGCGATCGAGAGGCGCGCGTCCGAG GGCGTGAGGCTGGAGCTGCGCATCTCCGACCGGCGCGGGCTGCTCGCCTACGTGACGCGGGTGTTCCGGGAGAACGGCCTCTCGGTCACGCACGCCGAGATCACCACCAGGGGCGACATGGCGGTGAACGTCTTCCACGTCACGGACGTGGCCGGCCGCCCCGCCGACCCCAAGACCATCGACGAGGTCATCCACGGCGTCGGCACCGACTGCCTCCGGGTGGACGAGGAGCGGTGGCCCCGCCTCTGCTCGACGGagggggacgccggcgccggcgccggcgcaggCCTCTTCTCGCTGGGCAGCCTCGTGAAGAAGAACCTCTACAACCTCGGCCTCATCAGATCCTGCTCCTGA